GGCAGTGTCAGTGACAGTGGTCTGTCTAATAGCAAGAGACCCCCCTATCAATCTAAAGCCACTGCATCAAGGGCACGTACTGATAGATTACGTAAGGTGATGCAATATATGAAGGTGGGGTAACAAATCAAATGGCATTTTTGAATTCATCATCGCCTTGAGCAAACATCAATGAGTCCTAGTAAAATCCACATTTCTTGGTTCTCTTTACTTGTACTTTCACACATGATGTTTTGTTTCAAGGGTGGTGAACTCAGTGACACTAGACCTTGAATTCTAACTGAACTTGTACAGAGAATATACTACAGAGACTATCAACCATGTATGCTCATTTAAATTTTGCTGCAgagttaaaaagaaaaagaaaaagaaaaagaaaaagaaaaagggacaCTCCCACTGTAAATTGAAAAATGGTACGGATGATGGTTTCGTTAGCCCTTTATGTGCAAGTAACGTGAACAGGGTCTCTGCCCTCTTTGTTGTGCAATTATGACTACATTTGTTGCTGAATGTTTTAGAAGATGAATACCCAATTTGTGTTTTGTTATTATTGTGTAAGATAAAGAGTTGGTTTGTTAGTGGATTATTAATTATCTTCCATGAGTGCTCATAAAGTGACTGGCAAATCTATTATCTTATATACGTTGTTGACTCCCATTTTGGATTAAAGCATTTTTGATGAAGTACTGGTGTTGGAAATTTGTTTGCATTTTTGTAGTACTTTTTATATGCCACAAAATATTGATCATAAAGAGATTAAAATGTTTTTGACGTAAATAAGATTTTCCATGTAAACATGATTAAATCTAACTGAATAAAATtgtcattattttaaattatattaataatttatataaatgtaATACTAAATtcgaaattttatttataaaaaatgtaTATTACCAAAAAAAATTTTACGCGTGcaaatgaatatattaatttccTTCGAATTATTAGGTAGCTCCATTTGGAAATGTGGATAAGGAGTATGGGGTGTACATGAGTCGTTTTTGACGGGTTTAATATATTTTGtcaattaaattgaaaaagttttgatagtatttaaaattaataaattaaattataaaattatatatatttgatttctTACGATAagcaaatttgatttaatttgggTAATTTTTACTTGTTGCTTTTTAtatgttttaatacttttttaatttttataattcaacTCTTATTAAATCTTTTTTATATAtgtattattatgaattaattgaaaataaaatattaatttaaaatatattatttaataaaaataaataaaaataaaacaaaattttttttacatatttctcatatatatatatatatatatatatatatatatatatatatataatttgggtTTAGCTTTTATTACGTTAATTcgaaattcaaattaaaaatttaatttataatttttttcaaatcataatcaatatttaaaaatataaaactatTAATTTCCATTTGAATTTATTCAAGTTGGGTTGAGGTGAACTGCCTCGCCAAAAAAAAACGCAGGAGAAGTAGGGACTGAGAggatattaaaaaagaaaatggagggTAAAATTGTCATACAAAAATCAAGGGAAGCAGACCAgggtttttattgctcatcactATAAAATGACAACTGCAAAGTCTGTTGGTTTAGGATGGATTTTGGCACTCTCTTTCAAATCACTGCCTTCATGGAAATGGTCTCTGGTGGTGTTTGATTTGGTTAATTAAATTAGATGACATTGTAGAAGCAGGGGATTTTGTTTTGGAACTGATGGGCAGCGATGAGGAGATGGAGAAAGTCATGCACCACTCTGATATATAATTGAGGTGATAAATCTCTGATACCCATATTATACATCTCAGCTTAATCTTCATTTCAAATCCTTCTTTTTCCTCTGTTATCTTTGTGTGAAAAATTGTATTGAAAAGAAGGAAGCGAGTGATGACAATCACCACATCATGAAAAATTTTATTCAGGCAAATTATCTTCGGGAGAGTTTGACAGCAGACTAATTTAGAAAATTACACTATTTTAGAAAATCTTAACCGAGCCCTTTATTAGACTTCGTTCATcataaatgaaagaaaaattattatttaattttgtattttaataaaattaattatttaatctttctatttttaaaaaattatactatTCCTCCTTTATTTTAAAGGTATTGAAGGGTTGAATTAGGGaaaaaattttgttttaaaattatGAGGGTGAGTAAATAGTACATGTGCTAAAAGTAGAGAGATTAAATAATATAGTTTTTAAAatagtaaaattaaataattaatttagttaaaatgtagggattaaataataatttttttaatataaattatataaatttatatttttaatttgtagTGAATTGaatcttaaaaaattattaaaaaacataatatttatctttttgatttataattaaatttatttttttgaaaagtataattaaatttattaagaaTTAAGAATTgtgatatataataaataattctaGACTTATTTGACAAGTAAGCCATTGTTACACACATTGTGTTTGGTGTTGCTTGAATTTGGACTCCCATGCATTTAGAAAATTATTGCTATTAGACTTTAACTtatcatgtatatatatatatatatatttgtaactcacatatttatttatttatttcttagcaTATGGTGATAAGTTTTTTCCAGTCATCTTCATATCATAGCATAAAGTGGCTACTCCAAGTCCACACTCTGTAATATTATGTAACATAATATAATATTCAAACTTGGCTACTACGTTATAAAACAAGAATTTGATAGGTATTGTCCAAGTGATAGATGCTTCTCAGATGCAACGCACCTTAGAATATTGTAATCGTTAATGTTGACCCGCAAGCATTGCCAATTTGGCATTTGGTATGGTGCAAAGAGTAGGTTGAGTACATTACCAGCTCCTTTTTGCCTAtataaagcatgaaaattagatTGAACATTTAACGGATAGCAATTATGGCAGTAGATTCAGCTTCAGCTTCAGCTGTTGAGGGAGATAAGTATCGTTCTTACTTGCATGGAGAAGGAGAGAAGAACACCAAATGGAGATTTGGGGGTCCTCCAAACTATGATATTGTTAACAAACTCTTTGAAGAAGGCagaactaaggtttatatactttTGTTAATTGCCTGTTTCTGTTATTTCATTGATCAGATATCCTTTTTTGGAGTTCTGAGCTAGTAATTGTTACGTGTTTGTGTAAGGTATGGCCTCCTGGTTCAGTAGAAGAGAAAGTGCAGAACCTAGTGAAGAcatgggaaatggaggttttCAACAAGACCTGCTTTGATGATTATAAGTCAATCGATCCAAAAAAGTATACTTTCAGCCTAAATGGTAAAAATACCAGTAGTTCACAAGCTGATTTGTATAATTTTTTTCATTGGAACGAGTCAAGTGTCTAAGCTTAAGGATATATACCTGGCCTGCTGCAGGAAGGAAACCTATAACTTTGGAAGAGAAGAGGAAGCTTGGCGGAGGCTACAACACCTTTATGCAGACCTCCTTGCCGGTGAAGTTCCGGGCCTATGATCCTGAAAAGGAAACTGTGGAGTCAGCTCATGTGGCTTTTACAACAGCATTCCCTAGGGGGTTTGCTTTGGAGATTCTCCAAGTTTATTCAGGGCCACCTGTGATTGTATACAAGTTCAGGCACTGGGCTTACATGGAAGGTCCTTTCAAGGGCTATGCTCCCACAGGAGAATTGGTAGAACTCTTTGGGATGGCTATTTTTGAGGTATCTCTCTAGcattcttcttctgtttcttctccTTTTAGATGGACTTAAGGCGCCTCTGTTTTCTTTCAAAACAGGTGGATGAACACATGAAAATTGTGAAGGTAGAGTTCTTTATGAACGGTGGAGAACTGCTTGGAAGTCTTATGAAGGGTGCTTCCTTGGATGACTCAACCATAGATTCAACTTCAAGCTGCCCTTTCTTGAAGGGCACAGGGTAGCTTAAAAACAGAACTTGAGCTAGAGGCAACCTGAAAGAATGATGCTTGCCCCAATAGGCATATATGCTAGAGCTCATGTTCTTTTCTATATGGATATTATTATATTTGACTTGCTTGTTTCTTTGTAATAAATTTCTTTATTGTGTTCACCTGCTTGAGCAGTGCGCATCTGTgctaatgaaaattttatttctgagatatattattaaataaagaaGAATTAGACCAACCAACACACACTTTTGACACAGACCAAGTCTTTGTATTGACAAAGAAACCACACTAGACTGGCTTAATTTTAATGAATCCAGCTCTATATATTCAACCTGAAATCTCTGAAAATGCCTTGAGGTTTACCAAGCACTCCAGGAGAATCCTCAAGACAAAGTTAATCTAATTCTCTCTTGAATTCTATCCTGATCAATTCCATGGAGTTTGTTAATGGGGATTGATAATAAAGCAATATTTATTGCATCAATTTACCTGAAACAagtagaatttaaaaaaaaaaaaattaatatacatTGCTAGCTGATTTGTTCTCTATAAACTATCATCGTCAGAAGGGCTCTTGTGAGTTGCTATGAGTTCTATACTGGTGAGAATCAGGCCATCTACGAGGGTGCCAGTAGCTGCAAAAGGCATATCATACGTTGCGGGTtaacatataaaaaatatattgaaatacaaaattaaatttatgagtgaACAATCCCACTGATATGGTCTCCTCTAGATTGAATAGTATAAGCGAATGCAGTTGAAACATGGAATTTTACGTGTGGAAACCAGAGCACAGCGACCGTAAGAAGCACTTCGTCTCTTATCAATTTCGTTTGGAGTAAAATATGGGGTTAATCGTCAAAAAAAATCTTAAAGTttggtaatttttataattaaattctaaaatttacataattatcaattaaattttaatatttgattgaTGCCTTAAATTGATCCAATCGTAAAAATTCGTTGGTATACTTAACAAACTTCTACGTTAGCTGTCATATAATTATTGAAAAAGCCAAATCAGAAATCACAAATTTACTTTAATTGCTaaaaaaatcatgaaatttatcaatttttacaattaaactctgaaatttacataattatcaattaaacccTCACATTTTATTGATGTTTCAAATTGATCCGACCTTTAATAAATTATTAGTATACTTTAACAAATCAAAAATTATTAGCCAAATTCTGTTCTGTAGATACTATTACCTTATCCCATTCCAGTCAGCTTATAAATTCAAGCCAACACTAACAAAACTTGTTCACTATTATTATACATATGCATAACAACATAATACatcctttaaatttttttttatctttgtcAATGCTTTAACTCTGCTTTGCATATTGTTAATCAGTGATCATTTTGATTAAACTTTTTACTAAGGTACATCCATTTTTTAGTGATTTTACTGTAAATCTCATTCAACTCTGTGACTTCTCCTTAATAGCATTTTTTTGCCAAAATAAATGCGTAAGTAGCTCCTTCTCCTGAATATCACAAGGTAGATCAAATCActacaagaaaaaataattattctcCTAAATCAattgtttattaatattaattatcaaTAAACTTATAAAATATAGCTCCCAATCAAAATAATCAAAACAAACATTATTACAATTACCTACCAAACACCACATATTAATAGTTTATTAATAATCGAATCAATTTGAAATATTAATTAAACATGAAGTTTAACTAGCAATTATGTAAATTTTAAGATTTAATTATAAAAGTTAATAAATGTTATGATTTTTTTGGCAATTAAATCTGATACGGTATCTTTAGCGATGATATACTAACTGACGTAAAATTCTAGTTAAATATACTAACGGTTTATTAACGATCGAGTAAATTTAAGAAATCAATTAAACGTGAaggtttaattgataattatttaaACTTTAAAGTTTAAtcgtaaaaatttataaatttcaggttttttttaacaattaattctaaaatataaTGATTCTTGTTCAAAAAAtttgtatttcttttttttttcaaaaattaaaaaattatttaataaaattaatatataatcaacaatttTATTATGATACATATACAACAGTTTTACCTAATAAGAATTCGAAAGATTGAGCCAATAAATTTGGTGGAAAGTTTGAATTCCTCACTTGATAATAGATATTGGACATGACACAATACCATTTCGGCTTATTAGGTCCACACGCTTGGCGCACCACACCGGTCCTAATCATTAAACCTACCtttaattttgaaattgtacATGTCGATTTGTTCATACTataccttttttttatttatattttttgtcATATATAAATACATAATTTCAAGTTATAAATATTCAAAtacattataaaataaatatatagacTGGTTCCAACCAAACCTAGAAAGAACAAAGAAATGGCTTATTCTGATATAAAAAGATTGATTGAAACATATCATATGCATGGCTTTTGATCCCTTACCAACTAAAATCATATCTGCCCATCACATCTTTTCTATTTTTCAATTGTTGTGTTTGCAACTGTGCATACCTATGCGATGTCTAATCTTGAGGAACGCTTCAAGAACAGCTTTAAAATCTTACACCATGAAATGTAAAGAAGAATGCCTTGAAGGCAAAGCCAAAGAAATTTCAGGCATGTTACTGTAATGATTGCCTTGATCTTGATATCAAATTTCACAGTAAACGTAAAGAAAATATCTTTCTATAATTTGTTGCCCTCAAGAGGAAAATTAAAAGCATTCAAGCTTTGGCTCTGTAAGATTTCTAGCCGATTGATCTTATATCTATGCTATTGATCAAGACACGTATAATGGTTAATACTACTTAGTCCACGGAAGAGAACCTGGGTAAGGACCAGCACCACAATATCTGAATAAACCTTCAATTTCAGGGCAGCCATTAGGATAAGGGATTGACCGATGAAAGGGATCACGCCCAAGTTTTTTACGCCGAAGCGTACCTGTACACCCATATGGAtcttcttgaaattgagcccttACCAGTGCCTCACCTTTCAAAGCTGCTTCTTTGGAAGTTGATGTTGTTGGAGTGCCGTAGTAAAAGAATCTTGAATCCGGAAAACCAATTGCAGAGCGATGCAAGTGTGAAAATCTTTCTTTCTTGAAGTTATAACTTACAACCTAgcttccaaatgcaatgaaattagAACCAAAATTTGACACAACACAGAAAGCAATCAAGTTGCTACaggtatttttattttcctttttcaatACTACATAAAGTGATGTAGATCACTAGAAACAATAAAACACACAGAGAAAGAGAaacaaatgctcaatttattaattCTCAATATCAATAATTATCATAATAAACTCTATTACAAAATACctataagacatagatatttATGATAGCATTTGTAATCATACTAATATTAGAATTTGAAATCCCCAAACAAGAAATACTAAGCAAATTCTAGCTAGAAATCCCAAATCAGCTTAActttctaaataaaataaaataaaatactactttctaaataataatagaaTTCCTAAATAATATAAACTTCCTAATCAATAGAAatctaaactttccaattttataatgaaaaattaaatataataataataaaagttttATTTCCTTGACTGCATCATTCTCCCCTAATTGGAAAGAAATAAACCTCGAGTTTTATAGTGCGAAAGAATTAGGAACAAAATTTGGAGAACAAAGAATTCTATCTTCTTGAATTGTAGTAATAAGAGTGAAACAAAAACTTCATGCTTTCCTTCACATCTCTGAAaacatatgaacatataaaatcagTCATAACAACAGTTGAAAGAATCTTTAATTCACTAGGAATAAGATAGATAAATCTCCAATTTTCATTGTCTTCCCAAGGGtctgtttttcttctttcccTATGACAGATTTTTCAAGCTTTTCTTGCTCATCAGCTTCTTTCTTTAGAATAGGATGCTCAAAAATTTCCAACTCAGTCTTAAGATCTTGGATTTCAATATATGAAGGACTAACAACCAAAGCTTCATATTCTTCTAGCTGCTCTTCTTGTTCTTCATCTACAAGTTGTTGTTCATGTTCATCTTCAAGTTGCTCTTCTTGTTCTTCATCTTTAAGCCCTTGCCTTGCATTTATATTTTCAAGAGTTTTTAATATCATGCCCATCTCTGCTTTTAGATTAAACATATATTTTGTCTTCCATGCTTTAAGTTCTCTCTTCCTAACTCATAGAAGTTGTTTGATAGTTTGATATTTATAAAATAAGTCAGATGGAAAATATATAGCACCATCATATGAATCTCCCCAATAATATATTTCATTTAGTTGTACCTTATAGTCATCGATTTCAGATTGTGATCCTTGAATTTTAGTCCATAAAAGATATCTTGTagtcattgatttcaactttagtCTTTCAATTCAGTCCACTGCATCAGTCTCATAGAAAACAAAAGTTAAAACTCTTATCAACCTTAAATATTCATTTTTTTCCCAAATCAGATGTCAAAATCAAAATCAGCGAATCAAAATTAGCAGGGAAGGGTTCTACCACAAAATCATTGACATGGAAGGGGCGTTGACGTGGTGGTAAGCTATCAGGTGATGTGGTTGGCATGGAAATGAGGTGCCTGACGTGGCTGTGAGTCGGCAACTGATGTGGATTAACGTGGCAGGAAGATCAGGTGCAATTGGCTCACAGTAAGCAATGTGAGCTCATTTGGGTTTTGATGGTGGATATGAATCAACCTAATGTGCGGGTGTGCATGAATGATTCGACGAGCTTTTCGGTGATGAAAAAGCATCTAAGGAGTGTTGCACTGCTGAAATCAAGACCGGAGTGATTTCAGGTCAAATTTGACTCGATCAAAACTCTCTGCCAGGGCACTGTTTGGCAGCTAGACTTACTTCAAGAGGATTGCATAGTGCTGGGAAGATGTTTGGTCGTGGCAGCACAACTGCCTAATGACTGGATGATGGTCGCTTAGAGTTAACAACATCTAGGCTTTGTTTTTGTGAAATAACTCAGTAGAGAAGGTCTGAAAGAGAAAAAAAACAACACAAGGGATGACGAAGCGAAAGGAGTAGGAGGAAACGTGATGGCAGGGGTAAGGGAAGAAAATTTTTTCAAACCAAATTGATGTAGAACCAATAGAACACAATGGGGAAGAGagacaaattctcaataataataataataaattctacCAAAAAACTTCAAAACATAGGTGTTTATTATAGTATTTGCAATCCTAAAAGAATTAGGATTTAGAATCCCAAACAAGAAAATTCTAAGCAAATTTTAATTAGAAATCACAAACTAACTTAActttctaaataaaataaaatattacttcctaaataataataaaattctcaACGAATATAAACTTCCTAATTAATAGAAACTTAAAATTCCTAATTttacaatgaaaaattaaatcacaataataataaaaatttgattTCCTTGACTGCACCAGGAGGAAGCAGGAAAGACTAGACTCAGCATAAAAAAATGCTTTCACAGTTTTTCACGTGTACAGAAATAGGATTTCAATTGAAGACCCCTCTCTTAATTATGGGTGCTATTACTGTTGTTGCATGACAATAGACTTGAAGTTTCTTTAATTGTTTCTCTTGTAAAGCACATAAAAAATATTTGTACTTGTACAGCTAACTCCAGACAAAAACAGAACCTTTAAACACAATGGACTTACTGTTATGTTTTCAGGATATGTGCCAGTAAGCTCTCGGAACCGGCAAACACTAAAGAGAAGATTCTCAAAGCTGTCTCTTGCATGTTCTTCTGTCAATGCCCTCCATCTCACACCTTCTTCATTTCCTGACAATTACACATTTTAAATACAGAAAAATCAAGATTCAGCAGTTTAAAGCCTTCTTGTGGACTGGACAAACATCATGTGCCATTCATAATATTAAGAGCTGTGAATTCCAGTAAAGTACTGGTTCAGAATCTTCAGATAGTGAATCCATCAGGCAGCAGAAAGTGATGCTGTGTTCTTAAAATAAGATTTCATGCTTAATAGGAAGCTAAATTTTCTAAGCCAAAATTGTAAAGGGGTAATCACTGAAACTCAGATTTGGTTTACAACCACATGCTTTTTGGAAGTCTGGACACATCAACCTAAGAAATTTAAGTCAGCCAAAGGCCAGAATTGCTCTCTTACACTCATATAGCAATAGAGTACAGCAGTAATGACGTGGTAAGCACCATATGATTTAATCAATGTTTCAGCCATTCAGCTCCCTATTTTCATCTTTTCTAGCAAAAATATATTTAAGATTTCAAAGCCAGAAAACCACTCACATGCCAGTAAACAAGCTTTGATTAAAAGTGAGCAATGTATTCTAGTTAGAGatgcataaaataaaatattaagaaaaagTTCACACAATTGCAACAATGTAAAATGGTATGGTTCAAGTACTTGGTCAATTTTGTTAAGAGTAGTGCATTCACTTCTAATAAAGTAACtgttgcactcatttcatataggcattttatgatagttttgcatctattttgcccttatattttaatatattttatgtttttagttttattttagcttatttgttaactttagttactttatatttgatttttataattttacagtttttaataggtttttatagcaaattgagggtcaatgagtgcattaataagtgatttgaagaaatttggagtctcttaagcatggaggaaaattGAAAAAATCAAGTCTTGAAACATTAAGTtggccaaaatttgcttgagattttgcttatgatgttgctcagggtatgtcatattgcttaaccttaagcctagAGCAAGTCGCAAGTCAAGCACAGCTTAAATCCAACACATTCAAGTTTTCATCCACAAACTTGCCGAGATTTGCTTAAGGTTCTGTTTGAGATACTGCTTAGGGTACgaggcagtgcttaaggtgcaactcAGGTCAAACTGGAAGTCAAACATGAGCAGAAAAAATTCATTTTATCCCAAACCTGCCAATATTTgttgagggtctgcttaaccttaaacaGACAGTGCATGCAGAGACCGAAAATTGCTAaagatgttgcttagggtaagcagtacCTTAAACAGACTGCCTAGAACGTGAACAGCTTTGTTGACCTGGATATTTTtatacctcatttcctatccactcatTGGCTCTTATCCATTTTTAGGACAACTTTTGGaaccatataaaagcatcattttctagtCTTTACCACAAGAAGAAGTGAGGAGAAAGGGAGAACAACGAACAGAAACGCTAGAAAAGAATAAGAAGGAGAAGAAGCACACCATTTCTGCTGGAAAGCTGCTACCAAATAATGTCTACCTGCAGTTTTTCAGAGTTTTGAGCTCTCCATCCCTTGGGTTTTTCTATTCTTTGtctatttttatgtttcttttgttaattttatcatttcctcttgtaaattttatcacgatagaatagtttttctaagatttcagagttgggttataatgttttgaatttatttgtgaatttggattgggttttatctagatttatataaatatgagttttgattcttttccttgtgtgctttatgacttacctAATGTTGTTTACCATTGGGTctagtttttaatctttgattgaagaacCGAAAGTTGAAAATCATTGATAAataatcaaggattagaacttGAAATCACATAGATTTAGAAATCACCtatatttagaaataaattagggttttaagaggattTATTGATTAGTTACAAAACTTAATAggttttaagttaatcaaatGTCGTacaaaagtaggtttggttttcttaaaatactctttcgtttacttgaaaaagatatcaaaagattttagaatcaatcaccttcaaactctattttcttttaaaaattagatGACCCAAAACAAATCTCAATAGATTTAATTCATAAAACCCAACTATGAAACTATTTTTACTATTAATTAATCTTTGTTTTTGCTTgcacattattaatttagttaatttttgcttaGATTAAGACTTTATTCACATTACCCATTgcctattttcttcattttctatttaaatttctgcatttagttaatttaattCTCTTGCAAATTATCATTAGTCTAAATAATCGAAACAACCATAATCTAGTACTTAAACCAATtcatcgtgggaacgatactttacttatcactctattacttgatacGACCGTATACTTGCAGATTTACGCATCAGTAACAACAGATTTAAGCTTTCAACaactttcaaaccattcaaagtAGATATGTATTGCAATTTAGCCTAATTGTTGCACAAATAGAAGTATTGTGAAATTCTCAGTAACTAATTGTAAGCTGATAATAAACAACCACATAGACTCTCATTCTCATAAGCTATATGTTGGGGAAAGTCATTTGAAATAATGAACCTATTcctattaaataagtttggtaatATTAGATATGTATAAAGCTAGTGACCAAGTTTCAAACTACTATATCTATATCTATATCTATATCTACAtatctatataaatataataaagctGATCTCAAAATGAATTTCACCAAAAAGTGCCAAGTGGCGCTCTATTagattttttttccttatttgtccattttgcccttattccCCTAACAATTTTACAACATCAATTGATGGCATAGTGACATGTAAATATTGATAGACCTATATagcatttgattaaaaaaaaaattatgacaatagttataatttaattaatattagaaaaactAAGAgtcataattataaattatataaaccaaagtagcctttttatttttcactataattttaaaatcatgtacttatttttttataaaaaaagttatgagaatagttataatttaattaatactagAAAAACTAAGGgtcataattataaattatataaaccaaagtagcctttttatttttcactataattttaaaatcatgtacttattttttataaaaaaaattatgacaacagttacaatttaattaatattaggaaAAACTAAAAGTCATAATTATAAATTGTATAAACCAATatcacaaataaaaaaaatacaaatagaaGACATAATGTCCAATCAAGATCTTCTCTCAAACCTATCAAATGATATTTTAGTAAACAAGGCATTTGAAAAAGATGATAA
This is a stretch of genomic DNA from Hevea brasiliensis isolate MT/VB/25A 57/8 chromosome 12, ASM3005281v1, whole genome shotgun sequence. It encodes these proteins:
- the LOC110636387 gene encoding pathogen-related protein, yielding MAVDSASASAVEGDKYRSYLHGEGEKNTKWRFGGPPNYDIVNKLFEEGRTKVWPPGSVEEKVQNLVKTWEMEVFNKTCFDDYKSIDPKKYTFSLNGRKPITLEEKRKLGGGYNTFMQTSLPVKFRAYDPEKETVESAHVAFTTAFPRGFALEILQVYSGPPVIVYKFRHWAYMEGPFKGYAPTGELVELFGMAIFEVDEHMKIVKVEFFMNGGELLGSLMKGASLDDSTIDSTSSCPFLKGTG